One Helicoverpa armigera isolate CAAS_96S chromosome 1, ASM3070526v1, whole genome shotgun sequence genomic window carries:
- the LOC135117464 gene encoding uncharacterized protein LOC135117464: protein MSNALTRSSPAHSERSRWRIGTWFRRSASLGPLTSCYRRPAPERAEQEEGSSNSLAAFFRKLAIKRKSDNAEPSTSQDVVVDEPLVSIETRVLLHGASSLRKSYAF, encoded by the exons atgTCCAATGCCTTAACCAGGAGCTCGCCTGCTCATTCTGAAAGATCGCGTTGGCG CATTGGGACGTGGTTCCGCCGCTCGGCGTCGCTGGGGCCACT GACCAGCTGCTACCGTCGCCCAGCACC GGAGCGAGCCGAGCAAGAAGAAGGTTCCAGCAA TTCTTTGGCTGCATTCTTCAGGAAGCTTGCTATAAAGCGTAAATCAGATAATGC GGAGCCTTCGACCAGCCAGGATGTAGTGGTGGACGAACCGTTAGTATCCATTGAAACAagggtgcttctacacggtgcaagtagcttgcgcaagTCATATGCGTTTTAA